The genomic region GAAAATCCGCATCCACTAGGCATGAGAAAACCATGCGGGTAAAGAACGCTGCCTGAAATCCGAGTCTGCGTTGGTCAGGATTCGGTCCGGTGAACGGAACCGGTTCTATCTCCGGCAGTTCGTCCGCGAGGAGTCCCGGACTCGGCTCACTTCGGTTAAGCCGACGCGACAAACATGACTCGTCGTCGCCGGAAGCGCCGTCGGGTATTCCCGTATGGTGTCCCGCGACGCAGTACGCCAGGAGTTTGCCGGCACCGGGCGGTTGCACGATTTTTTCGATTGCGTACTTGGCTCCCGGCGTTGAATGATCCGCGCGCTGTGCGTTTTCTCCTCGTATCAGGGCCCGGATTCTGCGCTGGTACTGTGAGAGACACTTCCCGTCGTCGTGAAGCAGACCGGCAACAACACCCCAGTTGCGACAACCGAAAAGGTCTGCGAAGATGCCGGCTTGTTTGGCCACACCGTGCAGGTGTTCCTCCAGTGGCTGCAGTGCACCGTCATTACGACTGTGCCCGACGAGGAATGACGGATCGTCTATCCGCTTGTCTAAGGTTATCTCCATGTAAAACTCTCTTGTTGCCGATACTCAATTGTCATGACCCGTATTTTCCGGTATCAGTGTTGCAGGTGCGGCAACACAAATCGCGAATGTTTCTCCGGTACGTGGGTCGGTGACGTCAAAGGCTACACAAACGTTTCCTTTTCTCTCTTGCTCTTGCTCTCGCGGTAAACCCCCAATCCCCGCTCAAAATCCCGCCGATGCTCCTCCCGGAGCCACGAGGGCTCGATTACTTCAACATCGGGACCCCAACCCCTGATCCAGGGATACATCTCCCGCGGTTCCGCTACGGCACCGCTCCAAATCAATCCGCCATCCTGCTGCGGTTCCAATGTCTGGCTGCCGTGCCACAGCGTTTCCGCGACGCGGTCCGCGACTGCCGGTCCGAAGCGAAGGACAACCTGCACGGGTGGGGCATCCCCAGCCCAGATACCCCATGCGTGCATCAGCCGGGAGGGAACCTTCTCCACGGGGATCGCTTTCAGGAGGCCCTCGTCCGGCTCCAGCAGGGTTATCTTGCGGATACGTTCTATCTTGAGCGTCCGGAAGCGGCCGGACGATGTGTGGTGCAGCGGGATGCCAGGTTTGCCGTCGGTCTGGTTGTTGGAGTCAAGGTCCCACGCCAGCAGGTGAACTGAACGTCCCTCATGGTGTGGTTCCAGCGTAAGCGGAACGAGTCGATAGATACGATCCTCGCCGTGATTCCGGGAATAGTGCGTTACTTCTATCGGTCGGTATTCCGTGATCGCGATACCCAGTTGTTCCATGATGGCACGGTATCGCACCCCCGGTTGATGTCCCGAGCCGGAGGGGAAGCGCTCGATCTCCTCTGCTGTTTCCCGAATTCGGTCAGCAAGACGGATACTGACTCGACCCTGGGCGTCCGCCAGCTTGCGGAGTGCCGCTGAAGCGTGTGGAAAGGGAAATTTCATGACCCGCGCGAAGAGGCGAGCCGCCAGATGCAGGGCCTCCAGTTCAAACATTGTCAATCTGATCGTGGTGAGATATCCCTTTTTGTCCAGAAACAGGCGGCCGGAATCGGATTCCTGCAGGGGAAGCATTGACGTTAGCGACGTGACATCCCGGCCGATAGTACTGCGGTGGACTCCCAGCCGGCCGGCAATTTCCGAACGGGACAAGCCATCGGGGTGATCCAGCAGAAGGCGTTCAATCTGTTGCATCCGGTCAGATTTAGCCACCTCTATAGTTATACAATGAATTTTCGCTAAAATGGGAATGAATGTTCCGCTCATCGTCACGAAGGGGGGATGAGTTAGCGAATACGTTGATCTTTTTCTCTTCGGGCCATGTCAGACGGGTAAAATCACGCTCCTCCGGGAAACCTTTCCCCATGCGCTATGGCACGATCTTCTGGAGAGCGATATCTTTTTCAGGCTCAGTGAACTCCGCCCCGGGTCAGTTCGCATGACGGATAACACCTGAATTTCCACGACCTCGATTACAGCTCTTCCCACCGCGCCGATCTCAATAGCGCAGCACCCCCTCCACCCCCGCCTGGATACCAAAAATGTGGAGGGCTCCCTCGTCGTATTCGGCGGTGTCGGTGTACCAGCCAAGATCGGCGTAGAGCCTGATCTCGCTGGAGGGGTTGATCACCAGGGTTGTGGAATGGCCCAGCTGGATCTCCCTGGTTTCGAGGTTGCCGTCGCGGCGTGTGGCCGAGGCGGTGAGCCGTTCCTGGTGCTCCAGGAAGGGTGACGTCTTCTGGCGTCGGAGAACGTCCAGAGGTGGATAGCTCTCCTGGCGCCACTGGTAGCCCAAAGTGGTGGAGGTTACGGTCTTGACCTCGTCGTTGCCTGTCACGGTGAGGGTGGTTACCAGCGAAGCCTCGCGGTGCGGTGCTATCAGCAGGGTCGTTTCCTGGAGCAGGGATGTCTCCCAGCGGGTGATCTCTCCCGGCACCGCTTCGATCAGGGAGAGGCTGAGGCGGTTGCGGAACTCGTCGCTCTCGTACCGCTCCGTCAGGGGGCGGCTTCCCCGGGACCCGAAGAGGTTTATCGCCCGGGCTGTGGCGGTGATCTGGTATGTGCGGGTATCGGTCCGGGTATCTCCTTCCCAGAGGGTGCGGCGCTGCAGGCTCCCCTCGGCCTCGGCGGGCAGGATCAGGTCCTGGAGGCGGGAGGCAAAAGAGCGGGTAAAGCCCAGGCCCGCCCGGGATTCGTAGCTGCGGTTCTCGCTGTTGCCCGAGAGGTCCTCCAGCCCCAGCGATTCCGGGGAGAGGAAGAGTTCCGCCAGGGGAGGGGCGCTCAGAATGACCGGTTCCCGGTGGAGCGCCCGGGCCCAGAGGGAGGCGTCCCGGGAGAGGGTGTCGCTCTCGACGCGCCGGGTGCTGCTGTAGGTGCGCTGGTACCGGGGGGTGATCCGCCAGAGTCGACGCCCCGGATCGGACTGCTCGTGGGGGATCGTCAGGTCCAGGAAGGCTTCCTGGCGTTGGGTCCCCGCTGTGGCGCTTCTGTTGCGCCAGCTGCCGCCGCTCTTCAGGGATGCTCCGTGG from Alkalispirochaeta americana harbors:
- a CDS encoding helix-turn-helix transcriptional regulator, whose protein sequence is MQQIERLLLDHPDGLSRSEIAGRLGVHRSTIGRDVTSLTSMLPLQESDSGRLFLDKKGYLTTIRLTMFELEALHLAARLFARVMKFPFPHASAALRKLADAQGRVSIRLADRIRETAEEIERFPSGSGHQPGVRYRAIMEQLGIAITEYRPIEVTHYSRNHGEDRIYRLVPLTLEPHHEGRSVHLLAWDLDSNNQTDGKPGIPLHHTSSGRFRTLKIERIRKITLLEPDEGLLKAIPVEKVPSRLMHAWGIWAGDAPPVQVVLRFGPAVADRVAETLWHGSQTLEPQQDGGLIWSGAVAEPREMYPWIRGWGPDVEVIEPSWLREEHRRDFERGLGVYRESKSKREKETFV